The sequence GAAAGAATGTATACTCTTCAAACACATTATATCTGATAACAGGACTAATAATATAGAGGTAAAGACCAAGCATCAACTGTATATGTGCAATAGTCGCAGTCAAATGTCTGAAAGTATTGTCAGTAGAGGAAAAAACCTTGTTTTCCCGCACGCCGTTCCAGGCCATTATTATACAATAAACAAGACTGATAAGTACAAGGTAACGGTTAATAGAATGTAATACTAAAATCGTCTGATACATAGTTAATCACTTGAACAATGCAAAAGTAATACAAAAACATACTAGTTAGTATGTTTTTGTAAAATTAAATAAAAAAGGCAGCGTTTCCGCTGCCTGCAATATTGTAATATCAGATCTTATATTGTTACGCTTTCTGGTAATGCATATTCAAATTGCTCCTTTTTTGCGATTAACTGTCCCCACCTCAAACAGGTAGCTCCCCACGAAAATCCTGCACCAAATGTAGTGATCAGCAAATTCTGACCTGGCTCAAAATCTTCTGCAAAATCCCACAATACTAACGGTACTGTTGCCGAAGTAGTATTCCCGTATCTTTCTATATTGATCTTTACCTTTTCAAATGGAATATTGAGTCTGTCGCTCACAGCCTGGATAATTCTCATATTTGCCTGGTGTGGAATGACCCAGTCAATTTCGTTTGCATCCAGGTCATTGAGATCCAGGGCTTCACCAGAGGCTGTAGCCATGGACTCTACCGCATTCTTAAATACCAATGCACCATGTTGTTTGATATAGTGCGCTCTGTTCTGTAAGGTTTCATTCGTAGCAGGCAGTCTTGACCCACCGGCTGGTACCAGCAGCGCGTCATTTCCTGCGCCATCAGTTCTCAGTACACTATCCATTACCCCGTAGTTTTCAGTGGTAGGTTCGAGCAA is a genomic window of Chitinophaga sp. LS1 containing:
- a CDS encoding beta-ketoacyl-ACP synthase III codes for the protein MRKDIRATISALGGYVPSNILTNEFLSTIVDTSDEWIKQRTGIKERRIATAEDEATSDLAASAIRNLLDTYQVKPEEIEAVILATATPDHLLSPASSLVCKKSGLSNAFGFDLNGACSGFLFGLTMGASLIESGRYRKVIVVGADKMSSIVDYNDRNSCILFGDGAGAVLLEPTTENYGVMDSVLRTDGAGNDALLVPAGGSRLPATNETLQNRAHYIKQHGALVFKNAVESMATASGEALDLNDLDANEIDWVIPHQANMRIIQAVSDRLNIPFEKVKINIERYGNTTSATVPLVLWDFAEDFEPGQNLLITTFGAGFSWGATCLRWGQLIAKKEQFEYALPESVTI